CGGAAggggttcggttttcggtatGGACAAGGGTTTTTGACGACGTGTCAACATTAACAATGGCCATTCAGAGGCTTACACAGCGAATGAGATTGGTACACCAAAGGGGGTACGTACCTCCATCCGAGCGATCAAGTCAGCTGAAGGAGCAGCCGAGCCGGGTCGACCATGGAAACCAGCATGGTCCATGGTTTGCTTAGCTGATGTCGTATACTCGTTCTATGCCAacaaatggatggatgctgcaacAGTGCCTACTGGGTTACACAATACTGTAAAATGTGTATGGTCTGGATGTGTCTCTTTTttattccttctccttttttataAGAACAGTCATTTTATCTACTTTTTAATAAtcattacaaaacaaaaaacatggtCGGACGAAAATGTCGAACCAATAATGTTTCTAAATAAACTATGCATGACGCTATGCACTTCCGAGCGACCAACGCTCcccggatggatggtggttttCAATTACGGATCCAATCCAATTGGTAGCGGTTGCCGTAAGCAAACACGGTGCCTACGGTACGGCCGCTGTGCAAATATTAGGTACTCAAATACCCCTCGGTGGTAGGAGGAACACGATCCGTCGAATCATAAAATTGATCTCTACATATTACCTTACGATGCATCGAGTTTACGGGGTGACACGGACAGGCAGAGCAGTGTCTAGATCGCAGGTAAGTCAGGAAATCGAAGTGGTTCATAATCGATGTGCGGGTGCAATGAATATCGGCTAGCAAAATGGAATAGAGATACCCGTGCATTAAACAAACTACCAGATAAGATAAATGCTTTACATTGACTAAAGAACAATTGAAGGTACTTGCAACAGATTATCGAATGTATCtttgttttgtatattttAAGAAAAGGACTTTAAATTGTGGAAATGCCCGTAAGCAGGATGTTTTTGGCATAATTTGCCTCTAGCTGATGTACAATTTAATCTCTTTACAGGATGGTTCTACAGTTGAATGCAAATTAGAAATTAAATTCGTAATTCAATGGCATTTCTTGTCCTATTACCGTTCGATTTGCGCTAACtcgtttgattttgaaactaGTCTTGAACGCTTAAAACTGTTTATCTTATTGAATTATCAGCTTCAGGATACTGAATGACCAAAATGTAAAGGATGATTACTGACGGAATGGACTCTCCTTCGGTTAGTAAGGCGCATGACGAGGTTGGCGACCACCGCCCCCAACACCGCGCTGTTTACCATATCCACCTGGACCACCCTTACCacctcctcgtgggccaccgGGACGACCACCGTTCATGAATCCACCGTCAAACCCGCCATACCCGAAGTCATCATACCCATAGCCCTGATCGTAACCGTACCCTCCGTACCCTTGCCCACCCCAACCCTGACCATAACCCTTTGGTCCGCCTGGTCCACCACGGCCGCCACGCATACCTCGCGGGCCCTGACCGCgcataccaccaccgcgtCCACCCATTGGGCCCATCGGTGGCATATTGTTGTCCGGCTTCGGCGTCGCTTTCTTCACATCTACCTCCTTTCCGCAGATCGTCTGTTTCGGCGTCTTCAGCAGTTCGTTCACTACCTGCACGGAATCGTACGTGATGAAGCAAAAGCCTTTGCGCTGGTTCTTCTGCTTATCGAACGGCATCTCCACTTCGACGATGGTGCCAAACTGTCCGAAAAAGGTCTTGATTTCATCGTCGCTGATTTCGGTGGTTAGTCCACCGACGAAGATCTTTCCGTGGCGTGCCTTCGCTTTCTTCGGGTCGACCTTCTTGTTGTTAATGATGTGATCTCCGGCAGCTACCAccttgtcgatcgattctGCCTGTTTGTAGACGATAAAGGCGAAACCACGCGATCGGCCAGTGACCGGATCGGTCTTAACGTTGATGCTCTCGATGTCGCCGTATGTTCCGAAATGCTCCTTTAGCTCCTTGTCCGTAGTTTCCCAGCTAAGGCCACCAACAAACAATTTTCTATCGTCATCCCGCGCGTTGTTCTCTCCGGAAGATCCCCCTCCACCGGCTTGATCAGCGGAAGATCCTCCTGTTACCGGTGCTGTTTGGTTGTTGATTCCATTATCCTGCGTCTCCTCACCGGCACTGTTCATTTCCGCATCTTGATTATCGGCCATTTCGTTGTTTAGTTTAAGTTTAAagccaaaatttcacacactTTTTCAGCTTCTCGAGTTCCGTTTTCACCGCGCGAAAAAAAATGCCGGGAAGCGTTGGTCAACTGTGGTAAAGCCGGGCGGGCGAAGAATTACCACAGTCGATTTTCGCCCCATCGTTTGACAGTTCTCGAATGCTCTCGAAatccaaacaaacattttcgcCGCATCTAGAACAAAAAATCGAGAACGGGAAACTAGAACCAAAAACGTGTGATTTCGTTGGTGGAAATACTCTGAGTGCCTAGTGAAAATGTCGGAGGAAGATGGAAAATTCGATAGCATCCTGTTTGCTATGGCAGCCCAGCATACCGGCGGAGTGCCGGAGGTAAGTTATGCTGTTAATCAACTCCAGGACGAACCGCATAACCTAAGAAAATCACCGGTTTTGAAACCGTGACTGTACTATTCCCTGTTCGTAGATGCTCGGAACCATCGCTAGCTTCCTGAACAGAAAGACGGACTTTTTCGTTGGCGGACACGAGGGAGAGTGGGAAAAACTGGTGCTGACGGTGTTCCGTGGGGAAGCGAAAAAGGCACAGGAAGTGGCCGACAAGAagcggaaggaaaaggaagctgAGGAAAAACGGCGACAGGAGGTGCTGCGCAAAAAGCGCGAGGAGgaagaacaaagcaaaacggCCACCGTGACCGAGTTGACCGAGGAAGAGGCGGAAAGTCTACAGAAAGAGCTGGATGccaaaaagtaagaaaaaaagTTGCGTTGGTCACAGGCGTTGCCATGGAGATGAGGAATTGTAGACTAACGCATTTTCCCTACGTTTGCTGTGATCCAGGAGCAAAGTGGAAGAATCTCCGGCAGctacatcgtcatcgccagcaGCGACGGAAACACCAAGTGATAAGGCAAACAGCGACAGTGAAGACGTGGAACCGGGCGATGAAGGTAAGCTGAAGCCGAACCAAGGAAATGGATGCAATCTGGATCGTTACTCCTGGACGCAGACTCTGCAGGAAATCGAGGTAGGAAAATTGGGCTCTGGGAAGGGGTTTGAAAGTATGATATCGAAGGGATACTTCGCACAGCAAAACGTACAAACACTTCGTCGTTACAATTACAGCTACGAGTTCCATTCGATGTAAAGTTCACACTGAAAGCAAAGGATGTGGTTGTCGTGATTCAGCGAAAGTCTTTGAAAGTTGGCCTTAAGGGCCACTCACCCGTTATTGACGGGGAGCTGCACTGTGAGATCAAAATCGAAGACTCCTTGTGGCACTTGGAAAAGAACACGGTCGTGGTCACGTTTGAAAAGATTAACCAGATGAACTGGTGGGATCGGTTGGTAGTGACCGACCCACAAATCAACACCCGGAAGATCAATCCCGAGTCATCGAAGTTGTCCGACCTCGACTCGTCCACCCGCAGCATGGTCGAGAAGATGATGTACGATCAGAAGCAAAAGGAGCTGGGCTTACCGACTAgtgacgagcagaagaagcaggatGTTTTGAAAAAGTAATATTACCCTTTGCGTTTATCGATTTTGTCTATTTTAAAGCAAATTTTTACCTACCCCTTTAGGTTCATGCAGCAACATCCCGAGATGGATTTTTCGAAATGTAAATTTAACTAATAAGTGTGGTCCAGAAAACCTATGCCAGgcgcatgctgctgcatgtggTTGGTTTGCCATGTGTTCGATCGTACTATAAACATTCACACGGTCGTACCAAGTCCGTTTCGTGGGATGCTGGGCATCGTAACCAGTTTGGAGTGTTCTGGAGCGGCAACAGGTACACGTATGAGAAAAGAGCTCAACTATGATGGGCGGTTATCGCCGTAGCCGTTAGCTGATGGTATTAATTCACATACAACTTGACATTACCAAATCAAACAATGTATTCCAAGGTTTACTTTGATCATCATGTGgcattcgaaatgaaataatgaagTGGTTTCCAATCGACTTCGCTTTATTCATCGCAGTCGGTATATGCAGCACATCAAGTATCTTGCGTTGACTTTCTATAATGTTCTATTAAACAGACGCCTTTCCCAAAAGAAACGCACATTTCTTTCATAATTCAACTGTACGAGTTTGTAATTTTCATCTCACATTTATCTGCCTTGTATTGTTAagaataatttaataaatatcACAGAACTAACTCAGTGAAGCGGAGATAACAGTGTAGAAGTGATGTAGAAGAAGGGATCGTCTTGGAATGGGGATCGGTTCTTAATATGAAATAGAAATTGGGGGACGCTCAATGAGCCACATCATCTTCCATATCTACGCGAGAGGCACATTTGGCATTCTTATATCCTAAGATCAtgaggcagcagtagcagcatacgAAGGGTTTTCGTCAGAAAACCAATAATACACCGCCACCAGTGTATACTGCCGCCGAGACAATTGGGTAATGAAATCCTTTAAAATTGAATAACTGGATCGACTGTAACGATCATCAATTTCATAAAATATCTATCTTATATTGCAAGCAGCTTGACGCTT
This sequence is a window from Anopheles darlingi chromosome 3, idAnoDarlMG_H_01, whole genome shotgun sequence. Protein-coding genes within it:
- the LOC125958057 gene encoding RNA-binding protein squid-like, coding for MADNQDAEMNSAGEETQDNGINNQTAPVTGGSSADQAGGGGSSGENNARDDDRKLFVGGLSWETTDKELKEHFGTYGDIESINVKTDPVTGRSRGFAFIVYKQAESIDKVVAAGDHIINNKKVDPKKAKARHGKIFVGGLTTEISDDEIKTFFGQFGTIVEVEMPFDKQKNQRKGFCFITYDSVQVVNELLKTPKQTICGKEVDVKKATPKPDNNMPPMGPMGGRGGGMRGQGPRGMRGGRGGPGGPKGYGQGWGGQGYGGYGYDQGYGYDDFGYGGFDGGFMNGGRPGGPRGGGKGGPGGYGKQRGVGGGGRQPRHAPY
- the LOC125958055 gene encoding nuclear migration protein nudC, with amino-acid sequence MSEEDGKFDSILFAMAAQHTGGVPEMLGTIASFLNRKTDFFVGGHEGEWEKLVLTVFRGEAKKAQEVADKKRKEKEAEEKRRQEVLRKKREEEEQSKTATVTELTEEEAESLQKELDAKKSKVEESPAATSSSPAATETPSDKANSDSEDVEPGDEGKLKPNQGNGCNLDRYSWTQTLQEIELRVPFDVKFTLKAKDVVVVIQRKSLKVGLKGHSPVIDGELHCEIKIEDSLWHLEKNTVVVTFEKINQMNWWDRLVVTDPQINTRKINPESSKLSDLDSSTRSMVEKMMYDQKQKELGLPTSDEQKKQDVLKKFMQQHPEMDFSKCKFN